One part of the Vicia villosa cultivar HV-30 ecotype Madison, WI linkage group LG6, Vvil1.0, whole genome shotgun sequence genome encodes these proteins:
- the LOC131612416 gene encoding subtilisin-like protease SBT1.2, protein MLNLFIFEFFLNTFKYPYNPSTKSCTTQHILLLLLQQKKPMESKFQLFFFTLSLLSLTIHAQNLATYIVQLHPHGTTKSLFTNKLEWHLSFIQQTISSDEDPSSRLLYSYRSAMDGFAAQLTEAEIEYLQRSPDVISIRPDRNLQIQTTYSYKFLGLSPARENGWYQSGFGRGTIIGVLDTGVWPESPSFVDHDMPPVPKKWKGICQSGQAFNSSNCNKKLIGARYFTKGHFAVSPTRIPEYLSPRDSSGHGTHTSSTAGGVPVPMASVFGYANGVARGMAPGAHIAVYKVCWFNGCYNSDIMAALDVAIRDGVDVLSLSLGGFPVPLYDDSIAVGSFRAMEKGISVICAAGNNGPMAMSVANDAPWIATIGASTLDRKFPAIVRMANGKILYGESMYPVNNRIASKSKVLELVYLSGGDSESQFCLKGSLPKDKVQGKMVVCDRGVNGRSEKGEAVKEAGGAAMILTNTELNLEEDSVDVHLLPATLVGFDESITLKAYINSTKKPLARIEFGGTVIGKSRAPTVAIFSARGPSFTNPSILKPDVIAPGVNIIAAWPQNLGPTGLPEDKRRVNFSVMSGTSMSCPHVSGIAALIRSAHQNWSPAAIKSAIMTTADVIDHTGKPILDEDKPARSFAMGSGNVNPHKALNPGLIYDIKPNDYVNHLCSIGYTNSEIFSITHRNISCHAIMQKSRGFSLNYPSISVIFKDGTKRKMFSRRVTNVGNPNSIYSVEVVAPQGVKVIVKPKKLVFKQENQSLSYKVWFISRKRVTTNFAEGHLTWIHSQNGSYRVRSPIVVTWKTK, encoded by the coding sequence ATGCTTAACTTGTTCATTTTTGAATTCTTCCTCAACACCTTCAAATACCCCTACAATCCTTCCACAAAATCATGCACCACACAACACATTCTTCTACTACTACTCCAGCAAAAAAAACCAATGGAATCGAAATTTCAACTCTTTTTCTTTACTCTTTCCCTTCTCAGTCTCACCATTCATGCACAAAATCTTGCAACTTACATAGTTCAGTTACACCCTCATGGCACAACCAAGTCTTTGTTCACCAACAAACTTGAATGGCATCTATCATTCATACAACAAACCATTTCATCTGATGAAGACCCTTCCTCGCGCCTACTATACTCGTACCGTTCCGCTATGGACGGTTTCGCAGCTCAGTTAACCGAGGCTGAGATTGAGTATTTACAAAGAAGTCCTGATGTTATCTCCATTAGGCCTGATAGGAATCTCCAGATTCAAACCACATATTCTTATAAGTTCTTAGGACTCAGTCCTGCAAGAGAAAATGGCTGGTATCAATCTGGTTTCGGCCGGGGAACCATAATCGGCGTGCTTGATACCGGAGTTTGGCCGGAGAGTCCTAGCTTCGTTGATCATGATATGCCTCCGGTTCCGAAGAAATGGAAAGGTATATGCCAATCAGGCCAAGCCTTTAACTCTTCCAATTGTAACAAAAAGCTCATTGGTGCAAGATACTTCACCAAAGGCCATTTTGCAGTATCACCTACAAGAATTCCAGAATATCTTTCTCCCAGAGACTCTTCTGGACATGGAACACACACTTCATCTACCGCTGGTGGAGTTCCGGTGCCAATGGCGAGTGTTTTCGGTTATGCCAACGGTGTGGCAAGAGGTATGGCTCCAGGTGCTCACATTGCAGTATACAAAGTTTGCTGGTTCAATGGCTGCTATAACTCTGACATCATGGCTGCATTGGATGTGGCAATCAGAGACGGTGTCGATGTTCTATCGTTGTCTCTAGGTGGTTTTCCAGTGCCTCTGTATGATGACAGTATTGCAGTTGGGAGCTTTAGAGCAATGGAGAAAGGAATTTCGGTTATATGCGCAGCGGGAAACAATGGTCCAATGGCAATGTCTGTTGCCAATGATGCTCCTTGGATTGCCACTATTGGTGCAAGCACACTTGACAGGAAATTCCCGGCTATAGTTCGTATGGCGAACGGAAAAATTCTCTACGGAGAATCCATGTATCCAGTAAACAACAGAATAGCAAGCAAAAGCAAAGTACTTGAGCTGGTTTACCTATCTGGTGGAGATAGTGAGAGTCAATTTTGCCTCAAAGggtctcttccaaaagacaaagTTCAAGGCAAAATGGTGGTATGCGACCGCGGTGTCAACGGAAGATCAGAAAAGGGTGAAGCTGTGAAGGAAGCAGGTGGTGCTGCTATGATCTTAACAAACACAGAGCTAAACTTAGAAGAAGATTCAGTTGATGTTCATCTCTTGCCTGCAACACTGGTAGGATTCGACGAATCAATCACCTTGAAAGCTTACATAAACTCCACAAAAAAACCACTTGCAAGGATTGAATTCGGAGGAACTGTAATCGGGAAGTCTAGAGCACCAACAGTCGCAATATTCTCCGCCAGAGGACCAAGTTTTACCAACCCATCAATCCTTAAACCAGATGTCATAGCTCCAGGCGTCAACATCATTGCTGCATGGCCTCAGAATCTTGGTCCAACAGGCTTACCAGAAGACAAAAGAAGAGTAAACTTCTCTGTCATGTCAGGTACCTCGATGTCATGTCCTCATGTCAGTGGAATCGCGGCTCTTATCCGTTCTGCGCATCAAAACTGGAGCCCTGCAGCTATCAAATCAGCAATCATGACAACTGCAGACGTAATAGACCATACAGGAAAACCAATACTCGACGAAGACAAACCCGCTAGATCCTTCGCAATGGGATCCGGAAATGTGAATCCACATAAAGCATTAAATCCCGGACTGATATACGATATCAAACCAAACGATTACGTCAACCATCTTTGCAGCATCGGTTACACAAACTCAGAAATATTCAGCATCACACACAGAAACATTAGCTGCCATGCAATCATGCAGAAGAGTAGAGGCTTCAGCCTTAACTATCCTTCAATATCAGTGATTTTTAAAGACGGAACGAAGCGAAAAATGTTCAGCAGGAGAGTAACAAATGTAGGAAATCCTAACTCCATCTACTCAGTGGAAGTTGTAGCACCTCAAGGAGTGAAAGTGATAGTGAAACCAAAGAAGCTAGTATTTAAACAAGAAAATCAAAGCTTGAGCTACAAAGTTTGGTTTATATCAAGAAAAAGGGTTACCACGAACTTTGCAGAAGGACATTTGACATGGATACACTCACAAAATGGTTCTTACAGAGTTAGAAGCCCAATAGTAGTAACTTGGAAGACTAAGTAG